In Micromonospora sp. NBC_01813, the following are encoded in one genomic region:
- a CDS encoding carbohydrate ABC transporter permease, translating into MTTISQNPNPAGGVTAPPAGVRRAGAERRPSRAADTRRKWYEIIGLTTPAVIVYVIFVLVPMGFAFYYSLFRWRGVGPPTDFVGLNNYILAFQDPIFRDALRNNAIIVVGSLLIQGPIALGIALLLNRPFRGRTMFRLLAFVPYVLAEVTAGIMWKLILTGDGTADELLRSVGLGALVRPWLADLDIVIWTLLAVLTWKYVGFAIILLLAGLSSVPPELTEAAEIDGASWWQTQRHITLPLLGPTIRIWMFLSMIGSLQVFDVIWVTSVPAVRSLGASATMATYMVDNGFFARLWGYGNAIAVILFVISFIAALLFQRFLLRRDIEGAVTGRRN; encoded by the coding sequence GTGACCACCATCAGTCAGAACCCGAACCCCGCCGGCGGCGTCACCGCGCCGCCGGCGGGTGTCCGGCGCGCGGGTGCGGAGCGCCGCCCCTCCCGCGCGGCCGATACCCGGCGCAAGTGGTACGAGATCATCGGGCTGACCACACCGGCGGTCATCGTCTATGTGATCTTCGTGCTGGTCCCGATGGGCTTCGCGTTCTACTACAGTCTCTTCCGCTGGCGGGGAGTCGGACCGCCCACCGACTTCGTCGGACTGAACAACTACATTCTCGCCTTCCAGGACCCGATCTTCCGTGACGCGCTGCGCAACAACGCGATCATCGTCGTCGGCTCGCTGCTGATCCAGGGCCCCATCGCCCTGGGCATCGCGCTGCTGCTCAACCGGCCCTTCCGCGGCCGCACGATGTTCCGGCTGCTGGCCTTCGTGCCCTACGTGCTCGCCGAGGTCACCGCCGGCATCATGTGGAAGCTGATCCTGACCGGTGACGGCACGGCCGACGAGCTGCTGCGCTCCGTGGGGCTGGGTGCCCTGGTCCGGCCGTGGCTCGCCGATCTCGACATCGTGATCTGGACCCTGCTGGCCGTCCTCACCTGGAAGTACGTCGGGTTCGCGATCATCCTCCTGCTCGCCGGTCTGTCCAGTGTGCCTCCCGAGCTGACCGAGGCGGCCGAGATCGACGGAGCCAGTTGGTGGCAGACCCAACGTCACATCACCCTGCCGCTGCTCGGACCGACCATCCGGATCTGGATGTTCCTGTCGATGATCGGTTCGTTGCAGGTCTTCGACGTGATCTGGGTGACCTCGGTGCCCGCGGTGCGATCACTGGGCGCCTCCGCCACCATGGCGACGTACATGGTGGACAACGGCTTCTTCGCTCGGCTGTGGGGCTACGGCAACGCGATCGCCGTGATCCTCTTCGTGATCTCGTTCATCGCGGCGCTGCTGTTCCAGCGGTTCCTGCTCCGTCGGGACATCGAGGGCGCAGTTACCGGAAGGAGGAACTGA
- a CDS encoding ABC transporter substrate-binding protein — MAISRRTGAVLALFLTSTLLATGCSSGDSDEPAGELYENPVTLTWWHNASQDGPGKDYWEKVAADFSALHPTVTIEIEGIETNQLQQTRIPAALLSNDPPDIFQAWGGGELRDQVEADYLKDITDEVQTEAASIGSAVEIWQADGRQYGLPYRMGIEGIWYNKDLFTQAGITAPPTTFDELNDAVTKLKAINVIPIALGAGDKWPAAHWWYNFALRACSVETLRTATTDLNFDDPCFVKAGEDLQAFIETEPFQPNFIATPGQNDPTSANGLLANGQAAMELMGDWNRGTLDTVASDPDALAGFLGWFPVPAIAGSAGDPSAALGGGDGFACAKNAPAECVEFLKYIVSPEVQQGYAETGTGLPVAPEAASAVTDPALASILQATTDASYVQLWLDTAFGSTVGTAMNDAVVAIFAGSGSPEDVATQMKSAASR; from the coding sequence ATGGCGATATCACGCCGCACCGGCGCCGTCCTAGCGCTCTTTCTGACCAGCACCCTTCTAGCCACCGGCTGCTCCAGCGGTGACAGCGACGAACCCGCGGGTGAGTTGTACGAGAACCCGGTGACCCTGACCTGGTGGCACAACGCCTCCCAGGACGGGCCCGGCAAGGACTACTGGGAGAAGGTCGCCGCAGACTTCTCCGCGCTGCACCCGACGGTCACGATCGAGATCGAGGGGATCGAGACCAACCAGCTCCAGCAGACGCGAATCCCCGCCGCCCTGCTGAGCAACGACCCACCGGACATCTTCCAGGCCTGGGGCGGTGGCGAGCTGCGCGACCAGGTCGAGGCCGACTACCTCAAGGACATCACCGACGAGGTGCAGACCGAGGCGGCCAGCATCGGCAGCGCGGTGGAGATCTGGCAGGCCGACGGCCGGCAGTACGGACTGCCGTACCGGATGGGCATCGAGGGCATCTGGTACAACAAGGACCTCTTCACCCAGGCCGGGATCACCGCTCCCCCGACCACGTTCGACGAGCTCAACGACGCGGTCACCAAGCTCAAGGCGATCAACGTCATCCCGATCGCCCTCGGCGCCGGCGACAAGTGGCCCGCCGCGCACTGGTGGTACAACTTCGCGCTGCGCGCCTGCTCGGTGGAGACGCTCCGGACGGCCACCACCGACCTGAACTTCGACGACCCGTGCTTCGTGAAGGCCGGCGAGGACCTGCAGGCCTTCATCGAGACCGAGCCGTTCCAGCCCAACTTCATCGCCACCCCGGGCCAGAACGACCCGACCAGCGCCAACGGACTGCTCGCCAACGGCCAGGCCGCCATGGAGCTGATGGGCGACTGGAACCGGGGCACGCTGGACACCGTTGCCTCCGACCCGGATGCCCTCGCCGGGTTCCTCGGCTGGTTCCCCGTGCCCGCGATCGCCGGCTCCGCCGGTGACCCGAGCGCCGCCCTCGGCGGCGGTGACGGCTTCGCCTGCGCCAAGAACGCTCCGGCGGAGTGCGTCGAGTTCCTCAAGTACATCGTCAGCCCCGAGGTCCAGCAGGGCTACGCCGAGACCGGAACCGGCCTGCCGGTGGCGCCGGAGGCGGCGTCCGCCGTCACCGACCCGGCTCTCGCGTCGATCCTGCAGGCGACCACCGACGCCAGCTACGTCCAGCTCTGGTTGGACACCGCCTTCGGTAGCACCGTCGGCACCGCGATGAACGACGCGGTCGTCGCGATCTTCGCGGGATCCGGCTCGCCCGAGGACGTCGCGACGCAAATGAAGTCGGCCGCAAGCAGGTGA
- a CDS encoding LacI family DNA-binding transcriptional regulator → MSDVARAAGVSVATVSKVVNGRYGVAQATVERVREVIHQLGYEASLGAQSLRSHRTNVLGILVAEFEPFSTELLKGASRQVAGTGYQLLAYSGGDGDGAAVGWERRSLARLSGTLIDGAVVVTPTVVETKQGFHVVAVDPHTGPSGLPTVDSDNFAGAILATNYLISLGHRRIGHISGRIDLESSRLREAGFRQAMADAGVPVDEALVRVGGFRIESAAGTAAELLSVPDRPTAVFAGNDLSAISTLNVAREMGFTVPDDLSVIGFDNIPESALVNPPLTTIMQPLQRMGAEALRLLIDLIAGVERDTHIRLPTELVVRASCRPHRPRIGESVTIPVPTATVESASAGAGSVESASVRAAAAASTTGQTTAV, encoded by the coding sequence ATGTCGGACGTAGCCCGAGCGGCCGGCGTCTCGGTGGCGACCGTATCGAAGGTCGTCAATGGCCGGTACGGCGTCGCGCAGGCCACTGTGGAGCGGGTGCGGGAGGTGATCCACCAGCTCGGGTACGAGGCGAGTCTGGGGGCGCAGAGCCTGCGCAGCCACCGTACGAACGTGCTCGGGATCCTCGTGGCCGAGTTCGAACCATTCTCCACCGAGCTGCTCAAGGGCGCCTCCAGGCAGGTCGCCGGCACCGGCTACCAACTGCTGGCCTACTCCGGTGGCGACGGCGACGGCGCGGCCGTCGGCTGGGAGCGCCGGTCGCTGGCGCGGCTGTCCGGGACACTCATCGACGGTGCCGTGGTCGTCACCCCGACAGTGGTGGAGACCAAGCAGGGCTTCCACGTGGTGGCGGTGGACCCGCACACGGGTCCGTCCGGACTGCCCACCGTCGACTCCGACAACTTCGCCGGTGCCATCCTCGCGACCAACTACCTGATCTCCCTCGGCCACCGCCGGATCGGGCACATCAGCGGCCGGATCGACCTGGAATCGTCGCGGTTGCGGGAGGCGGGGTTCCGCCAGGCCATGGCCGACGCCGGGGTGCCGGTGGACGAGGCCCTCGTGCGGGTCGGTGGGTTCCGGATCGAGAGTGCCGCCGGCACCGCCGCCGAACTGCTCTCCGTCCCGGATCGACCGACCGCCGTCTTCGCCGGCAACGACCTGTCCGCCATCTCCACGCTGAACGTCGCCCGGGAGATGGGGTTCACGGTGCCCGACGATCTCTCCGTGATCGGCTTCGACAACATCCCGGAGTCGGCACTGGTCAACCCGCCGTTGACCACGATCATGCAGCCCCTGCAGCGGATGGGCGCCGAGGCGCTGCGCCTGCTCATCGACCTGATCGCCGGCGTCGAGCGGGACACCCACATCCGGCTGCCGACCGAGTTGGTCGTCCGCGCCTCGTGTCGTCCCCATCGCCCCCGGATCGGGGAGAGCGTGACGATTCCGGTTCCGACGGCGACCGTCGAGTCCGCCTCAGCCGGGGCCGGCTCGGTCGAGTCCGCCTCGGTGCGGGCGGCGGCTGCCGCGAGCACGACCGGACAGACCACGGCGGTCTGA
- a CDS encoding phosphatase domain-containing putative toxin — MARPRGGDWLDDELAALRTAGVDVLVCLLTAAERDELGLTDEPTAAVRAGLEFHGHAIADLGVPDRRAVEPLLDLLLTALRRGRHVSVHCRASIGRSSLIVAALLTRLGVGVEQAWDDIARARGVPVPETAQQRRWPALP; from the coding sequence GTGGCGCGACCTCGGGGCGGTGACTGGCTCGACGACGAGTTGGCCGCCCTGCGTACCGCCGGGGTCGACGTCCTGGTCTGCCTGCTCACCGCCGCCGAACGCGACGAACTCGGCCTGACCGACGAGCCAACCGCGGCGGTCCGGGCTGGTCTGGAGTTCCACGGCCACGCGATCGCCGACCTCGGTGTGCCGGACCGCCGTGCGGTCGAGCCGTTGCTGGATCTGTTGCTCACTGCCCTGCGCCGCGGAAGGCATGTCTCGGTGCACTGCCGTGCCAGCATCGGTCGCTCCTCGCTGATCGTCGCAGCGCTGCTGACCCGGCTCGGGGTCGGTGTTGAACAGGCCTGGGACGACATTGCCCGGGCCCGTGGCGTACCGGTGCCGGAAACCGCGCAGCAGCGTCGCTGGCCGGCGCTGCCGTGA